Proteins encoded by one window of Polaribacter haliotis:
- a CDS encoding TonB-dependent receptor plug domain-containing protein → MKIKITLLFTAIFFSLQLTAQEETTKRDTLKEVIITSSRIDLPFKKNSRTIDIITTKDIKNSATTNVADLLQQVAGVDIRRRGTAGSQADLYIRGGGFDQTLLLIDGIKMDDSQTGHHTLNAALPLEVIERIEIIKGPAARVFGQNAFTGAINIITKKKLNYTASANIEAGSFGQFNGSVTVGKEYENSSVIAHVGALTSDGYRENSDYNNYNYFLKAVFNKKSQPIEVIGTFFDKKFGAENFYTTNPSFHEYEETQSSLLGVQTTFIGDKLKITPRIYWRRGQDIFLLRRADPNFYRNLHITNKVGAETNASYSSELGITGFGIDISRVSISSNNLGKRDRIMANLFLEHRFKFLKDKLDITPGVAVTYFSDFKFHAFPGLDIGYQISDDFRAYGNIGSTYRIPTYTDLFYNDGTTNGNPNLKPEEAFAQEIGLKYNSGRFSTSVALFNRDATNLIDFIRPDADPATKYTATNIAKVNTKGFELNADYRFNIKDYKQTLAIGYNYLNDDILDQNKDLSRYSLNTLKHQFITRFSSQLFKNVRQNIIYKHAERSIGTSYNVWDASVIVDVNKFSFTVTANNIFNADYIESGFVPMPPSNILLGLRYNF, encoded by the coding sequence ATGAAAATTAAAATTACATTATTATTTACTGCAATATTTTTTTCTTTACAATTAACTGCGCAAGAAGAAACTACAAAAAGAGACACTTTAAAAGAAGTAATAATTACTTCTAGTAGAATCGATTTACCATTTAAAAAAAATTCTAGAACGATAGATATTATTACTACTAAAGATATTAAAAACAGTGCAACAACAAATGTAGCAGATTTGTTACAACAAGTCGCAGGTGTAGATATTAGAAGAAGAGGAACAGCAGGAAGTCAGGCAGATTTATATATTAGAGGTGGTGGTTTCGACCAGACTTTACTATTAATTGATGGTATAAAAATGGACGATTCTCAAACAGGACATCATACATTAAACGCAGCTTTACCTCTTGAAGTAATTGAGCGAATTGAAATTATAAAAGGACCTGCAGCAAGAGTTTTTGGGCAAAATGCATTTACTGGAGCTATAAATATTATAACCAAAAAGAAACTAAATTATACTGCTTCAGCAAATATCGAAGCTGGTTCTTTCGGACAATTTAATGGTTCTGTAACAGTTGGTAAAGAGTACGAAAATTCATCTGTAATTGCTCATGTTGGTGCATTAACTTCAGATGGTTACAGAGAAAATTCAGATTATAACAATTACAATTATTTTTTAAAAGCAGTTTTTAATAAGAAATCGCAACCAATTGAAGTAATTGGTACTTTTTTCGATAAAAAATTCGGAGCAGAAAATTTCTATACAACAAATCCATCATTTCATGAATATGAAGAAACTCAAAGTAGTTTATTGGGTGTGCAAACCACTTTTATAGGAGATAAATTAAAAATTACTCCAAGAATTTATTGGAGAAGAGGACAAGATATTTTCTTGTTAAGAAGAGCAGATCCTAATTTTTACAGAAATTTACATATTACAAATAAAGTAGGGGCAGAAACGAATGCTTCTTATAGCTCAGAATTAGGAATTACTGGTTTTGGAATAGATATTTCTCGTGTTTCTATTAGTAGTAACAATTTAGGAAAAAGAGATAGAATTATGGCTAACTTGTTTTTAGAGCATCGTTTTAAGTTTTTGAAAGATAAATTAGATATTACACCAGGAGTTGCTGTTACTTATTTCTCGGATTTTAAATTCCATGCTTTTCCTGGGTTGGATATTGGTTATCAAATCTCAGATGATTTTAGAGCTTATGGAAATATTGGTTCAACATATAGAATACCAACATATACCGACTTATTTTATAATGATGGAACAACAAATGGAAATCCAAATTTAAAACCAGAAGAAGCTTTTGCACAAGAAATTGGTTTAAAATATAATTCTGGTCGTTTTTCTACCTCTGTTGCACTTTTTAATAGAGATGCTACTAATTTAATAGATTTTATACGTCCAGATGCAGATCCAGCAACAAAATATACAGCAACAAATATTGCAAAAGTAAACACAAAAGGTTTTGAGTTAAATGCAGATTATCGTTTTAATATAAAAGACTACAAACAAACTTTAGCAATTGGTTATAATTATTTAAATGATGATATTTTAGATCAAAATAAAGATTTATCTCGTTATTCTTTAAACACTTTAAAACATCAATTTATAACACGTTTTTCTTCGCAATTATTTAAAAATGTAAGACAGAACATTATTTACAAACACGCAGAACGTTCTATTGGAACAAGTTATAATGTTTGGGATGCTTCTGTAATTGTAGATGTTAATAAATTTAGTTTTACAGTAACTGCAAATAATATTTTTAATGCAGATTATATAGAGTCTGGTTTTGTTCCAATGCCACCAAGTAATATTTTATTAGGTTTAAGATATAATTTTTAA
- a CDS encoding flotillin family protein: MLNIITLQTSLPAGLIGIGIAILFIFILIIAMIKRYKRCPSDRILVVYGKVGGGESAKCIHGGAAFIFPVIQDYQFLDLTPISIEVNLVNALSKQNIRVNVPSRFTIGISTEPGIMQNAAERLLGLAQSDIQELAQEIIFGQLRLVVASMDIEEINNDRDKFLTNISQSVETELKKVGLKLINVNITDIVDESGYIEALGKEAAAHAINAARKSVAEKNRDGSIGEANAVQDERSQVAAANAQAVEGENTAKIAVANSDSLRRQREAEAERTAIASEKVQTANALKESYAAEQEAEVARADRERSSQLADIIVPAEIDKRKVEIDAEAQAENIRRIAKGEADAILFKAQAEAQGLYEVLTKQAQGLDQIVKAAGNDSQNAALLLIADKLPELVKIQAEAIKNIKIDKVTVWENGGGKEGKTSTSNFISGMYKAVPPLQEMFNMAGMELPSYLKGKDITDIKAEDITDIKTNSSSKE; encoded by the coding sequence ATGCTAAATATTATAACATTACAAACTAGCCTGCCTGCAGGTTTAATAGGAATAGGAATTGCAATTCTCTTTATTTTTATATTAATAATTGCAATGATAAAACGCTACAAAAGATGTCCTTCAGACAGAATTTTAGTAGTGTATGGAAAAGTAGGTGGAGGCGAATCTGCCAAATGTATTCATGGTGGAGCCGCATTTATTTTTCCGGTAATTCAAGATTATCAATTTTTAGATTTAACACCAATTTCTATTGAAGTGAATTTGGTAAACGCACTTTCTAAACAAAATATTCGAGTAAACGTTCCAAGTAGGTTTACAATTGGTATTTCTACAGAGCCAGGAATTATGCAAAATGCTGCAGAACGTTTATTAGGTTTAGCGCAAAGCGATATTCAAGAATTGGCACAAGAAATTATTTTTGGACAATTACGTTTGGTAGTTGCCTCTATGGATATTGAAGAAATTAATAACGATAGAGACAAGTTTTTAACGAACATTTCTCAGTCTGTAGAAACAGAATTAAAGAAAGTTGGTTTAAAATTAATCAACGTAAATATTACGGATATTGTTGATGAATCTGGCTATATAGAAGCTTTAGGAAAAGAAGCAGCAGCACATGCAATTAACGCAGCAAGAAAATCTGTAGCAGAAAAAAATAGAGATGGTTCTATTGGAGAAGCAAATGCAGTACAAGATGAAAGAAGCCAAGTTGCAGCAGCAAATGCCCAAGCTGTAGAAGGAGAAAATACTGCAAAAATTGCAGTTGCAAATTCCGATTCTTTAAGAAGACAAAGAGAAGCAGAAGCAGAACGTACAGCAATTGCATCCGAAAAAGTACAAACTGCAAACGCATTAAAAGAATCCTATGCAGCAGAGCAAGAAGCAGAAGTTGCTAGAGCAGATAGAGAGCGTTCTTCTCAATTAGCAGATATTATTGTACCTGCAGAGATAGATAAAAGAAAAGTAGAAATAGATGCAGAAGCCCAAGCAGAAAATATTAGAAGAATTGCAAAAGGAGAAGCAGATGCAATTTTATTTAAAGCACAAGCAGAAGCACAAGGTTTGTATGAAGTTTTAACAAAACAAGCACAAGGTTTAGATCAAATTGTAAAAGCAGCTGGAAACGATTCGCAAAACGCAGCGTTATTATTAATTGCAGATAAATTACCAGAATTGGTAAAAATACAAGCAGAAGCTATTAAAAATATTAAAATTGATAAAGTTACTGTTTGGGAAAATGGTGGAGGAAAAGAAGGTAAAACATCTACCTCTAACTTTATTTCTGGTATGTATAAAGCTGTTCCGCCTTTACAAGAAATGTTTAATATGGCAGGAATGGAATTGCCAAGTTATCTAAAAGGAAAAGATATTACAGATATAAAGGCAGAGGATATAACAGATATAAAAACGAATTCTTCATCTAAAGAATAA
- a CDS encoding cupin-like domain-containing protein: MSLNLSQIDRVKTITKEDFIKNYFKPQKPVVIEQFIEDWPAYSKWNLEYIKEVAGDKTVPLYDDRPVDFKDGFNEPHATMKMSEYVDLLKSKPTKFRIFLWNVLKEVPVLQKDFTFPDFGLRLMKGLPMLFFGGTDSYTFMHYDIDLANIFHFHFEGKKEIILFDQKQNKYLYKIPHSLITREDIDFSNPDFNKWPALKKAKGYKTNLEHGQILYMPEGYWHYMKYITPGFSMSLRAIARKPKNLSKAIYNVFVMRTIDNIMRRIKGQKWIDWKNEQAIIKTNSYNNL, translated from the coding sequence ATGTCTTTAAACTTATCTCAAATAGATAGAGTAAAAACAATTACGAAAGAAGATTTTATAAAAAACTATTTTAAGCCACAAAAGCCAGTAGTTATAGAACAGTTTATAGAAGATTGGCCTGCATATTCTAAGTGGAACTTAGAGTACATAAAAGAGGTTGCAGGAGATAAAACTGTGCCTTTGTATGATGATAGGCCTGTAGATTTTAAAGATGGTTTTAACGAGCCACATGCAACCATGAAAATGAGCGAATATGTAGATTTGCTAAAAAGTAAGCCTACAAAATTCAGAATTTTTCTTTGGAATGTTTTAAAAGAAGTACCAGTTTTACAAAAAGATTTTACGTTTCCAGATTTTGGTTTACGATTAATGAAAGGTTTACCAATGTTATTTTTTGGAGGAACAGACTCTTACACTTTTATGCATTATGATATTGATTTAGCGAATATTTTTCATTTTCATTTTGAAGGAAAAAAGGAAATTATTTTGTTCGATCAAAAGCAGAACAAGTATTTGTATAAAATTCCACATTCGTTAATAACTAGAGAAGATATCGATTTTTCGAATCCCGATTTTAACAAATGGCCAGCTTTAAAAAAAGCAAAAGGGTATAAAACGAACTTAGAGCATGGGCAAATTTTATATATGCCAGAAGGTTATTGGCATTATATGAAATATATTACCCCAGGTTTTTCTATGAGTTTAAGAGCAATTGCTAGAAAACCTAAAAATTTATCGAAAGCCATTTACAATGTTTTTGTAATGCGAACAATCGATAATATAATGAGAAGAATAAAAGGACAAAAATGGATCGATTGGAAAAACGAACAAGCCATTATTAAAACAAATTCTTATAATAACCTTTAA
- the rseP gene encoding RIP metalloprotease RseP produces the protein MEILIKASQFILSLSLLIVLHELGHFIPAKLFKTRVEKFYLFFDYKFSIFKKKIGETVYGIGWIPLGGYVKISGMIDESMDTEQMALPPQPWEFRSKPAWQRLIIMLGGVFVNFVLGIFIYIMLMWAYGEKYLPNENVKDGVWVENKLAENLGLQTGDKILTVDGQKVKKFNGLSLEFINGNKYEIERNGQVLEQEIPEDFISQLMDRGKDAGAFLYPRYPFTIGGIQKDSLNASSDLKKRDIIVAINGTPINYYDEAKAVLSKYKNQDITATVKRGNETKEVVLKVSNSGNLGVVFSTIPFNDLEKLGYYDLADIEYSFTEAIPAGLKKSWKTLTDYMKQLKKIFNPSTGAYKGLGGFISIGSIFPSEWSAQSFWEITAFLSIMLGFMNLLPIPALDGGHVVFTLWEMITGRKPGDKFLEYAQVVGFILLIALLLFANGNDVYRWIQSLGN, from the coding sequence ATGGAAATATTAATAAAAGCATCTCAATTTATTTTAAGTTTATCTTTGTTGATTGTTTTGCACGAATTAGGGCACTTTATCCCTGCAAAATTGTTTAAAACGAGAGTAGAAAAATTCTATTTATTCTTCGATTATAAATTCTCGATTTTCAAGAAAAAAATTGGTGAAACTGTTTACGGAATTGGTTGGATTCCTTTAGGAGGTTATGTTAAAATCTCTGGAATGATAGACGAAAGTATGGATACAGAGCAAATGGCTTTGCCTCCACAACCTTGGGAATTCCGTTCGAAACCAGCTTGGCAACGTCTTATTATTATGTTAGGTGGTGTTTTTGTAAACTTTGTTTTAGGAATTTTTATTTACATAATGCTTATGTGGGCTTATGGAGAAAAATATCTACCAAATGAAAATGTAAAAGATGGTGTTTGGGTAGAAAATAAATTAGCAGAAAATTTAGGTTTACAAACTGGTGATAAAATTTTAACAGTTGATGGACAAAAAGTAAAGAAATTTAATGGGTTATCTTTAGAATTTATCAACGGAAATAAATACGAAATAGAAAGAAATGGACAAGTTTTAGAACAAGAAATTCCAGAAGATTTTATTTCTCAGTTAATGGATAGAGGAAAAGATGCTGGAGCTTTTTTATATCCTAGATACCCATTTACAATTGGTGGAATACAAAAAGATTCTTTAAATGCTTCAAGTGATTTAAAAAAGAGAGATATTATTGTAGCCATTAATGGAACACCTATAAATTATTACGATGAAGCAAAAGCAGTTTTATCTAAATACAAAAATCAAGATATTACTGCAACCGTAAAAAGAGGTAACGAAACTAAAGAAGTGGTTTTAAAAGTTTCTAACAGTGGTAATTTAGGTGTTGTTTTTTCTACCATACCTTTTAATGATTTAGAAAAATTGGGCTATTATGATTTAGCAGATATAGAGTATTCATTTACAGAAGCAATTCCTGCTGGTTTAAAAAAATCTTGGAAAACGCTTACAGATTATATGAAGCAATTGAAAAAGATTTTTAATCCAAGTACTGGAGCATATAAAGGCTTAGGTGGTTTTATTTCTATAGGTAGTATTTTTCCTTCTGAATGGAGCGCACAATCTTTCTGGGAAATTACCGCATTTTTATCGATCATGTTAGGGTTTATGAACTTATTACCAATACCTGCTTTGGATGGTGGTCATGTAGTTTTTACACTTTGGGAAATGATTACTGGAAGAAAACCTGGAGATAAATTCTTAGAATATGCACAAGTAGTTGGTTTTATCTTATTAATTGCATTACTACTTTTTGCAAATGGAAACGATGTTTATAGATGGATACAAAGTTTGGGAAATTAA
- a CDS encoding SCO family protein yields MDFKFFKKSLPTLIFLVVFSAIAIPVFYHLLKVDKKLKVFNPVDVNPQLVDESMLHIQKNHKIADFKLINQNGETITNKNYKDKIYVADFFFTRCKTICIAMAYNMNELQEYYKNDNDIMFLSHSVTPVMDSVSVLKKYAENKGVIDGKWNVTTGSKKHIYELARKSYFAVLDEGDGGEDDFIHTEQFVLVDKERRIRGYYDGTEKEDMEKLKKDIVLLKEEYASK; encoded by the coding sequence ATGGATTTTAAGTTTTTTAAAAAATCGTTACCTACACTTATTTTTTTAGTGGTTTTCTCTGCTATTGCAATTCCTGTTTTTTATCATTTATTAAAAGTCGATAAAAAACTAAAAGTATTTAATCCTGTAGATGTAAATCCGCAATTGGTAGACGAATCGATGTTGCATATTCAAAAAAACCATAAAATAGCCGATTTTAAGTTGATAAATCAGAATGGAGAAACCATTACAAATAAAAATTATAAAGATAAAATTTACGTTGCAGATTTCTTTTTTACACGTTGTAAAACCATTTGTATTGCTATGGCTTATAATATGAATGAATTACAAGAATATTATAAAAATGATAATGATATTATGTTTCTCTCTCATTCTGTAACTCCTGTAATGGATAGTGTTTCAGTTTTAAAAAAATATGCAGAAAACAAAGGTGTAATAGATGGAAAATGGAATGTAACCACAGGCTCTAAAAAGCATATTTACGAATTGGCGAGGAAGAGTTATTTCGCTGTTTTAGACGAAGGAGATGGAGGAGAAGACGATTTTATTCATACAGAACAATTTGTTTTGGTAGATAAAGAAAGAAGAATTCGTGGTTATTATGATGGAACAGAAAAAGAAGACATGGAAAAGCTGAAGAAAGATATTGTTTTGTTGAAGGAAGAATATGCATCTAAATAA
- a CDS encoding FeoA family protein encodes MSTIASLHIGELGYISEESLDFIPLKLLEMGCLPGAEVQLIQIAPLKDPLYICVNGSHLAIRKETASQIKILKANL; translated from the coding sequence GTGAGCACAATTGCATCTTTACATATTGGCGAATTAGGCTATATTTCAGAAGAATCTTTAGATTTTATACCTCTAAAATTATTAGAAATGGGTTGTTTGCCTGGAGCAGAAGTTCAATTAATACAAATTGCGCCTTTAAAAGATCCTCTATACATCTGTGTAAATGGAAGTCATTTGGCAATTAGAAAAGAAACAGCTTCACAAATTAAAATTTTAAAAGCGAATTTATAA
- the feoB gene encoding ferrous iron transport protein B, which yields MSKNDIKVALIGNPNTGKTSLFNQLTGLNQKVGNYPGVTVDKKQGISKLSATQNAIITDLPGTYSINPTSLDESIVLKTLLKKDIKESPDVILVVADVENLKRNLLLFSQIKDLEIPTVLAINMVDQMNKKGISIDLSLLQKELNTEVVLISARKNQGINDVKEAIIRCHVAAKASPLCGINSKIDPDYFQKLKEISPNYSLYELWLMVTQNNYPDSITKEEKEKLLAFKQDVSKLKKYQHKETIYRYQEINKILKKTYIVDKTKATDVRSKLDKIFTHKIFGYFFFFMILLVIFQSIFDWATLPMDLIDTTFAELSDFARDRFQPGLLTDLLVEGIIPGIGGVLIFIPQIAILFLFIAILEETGYMSRVVFLMDKIMRRFGMNGKSIIPLISGTACAIPAIMATRTISSWKERLITILVTPFTTCSARLPVYAILIALIIPDIKILGFLNLQGLVLLLLYALGFGMAILGAYILHKTLKIQSKSFFVVEMPNYKIPSIKNVFFDVLEKTKAFVFGAGKIILALSIVLWFLASNGPKSYTNATKNVLENVENQNLSQDELNQRIASVKLENSYIGIMGKSIEPAIRPLGYDWKIGIALITSFAAREVFVGTLATIYSVEADDENTATIKEKMRSEINPATGEKRFNFAVGMSLLIFYAFAMQCMATLAIVKRETKTWKWPLIQFFGMGLLAYVSSLIVYQILS from the coding sequence ATGTCTAAAAACGATATAAAAGTTGCTTTAATTGGAAACCCAAATACGGGTAAAACTTCGCTATTTAATCAGCTTACAGGTTTAAATCAGAAAGTTGGTAATTACCCAGGAGTTACTGTAGATAAAAAACAAGGAATTAGTAAATTATCTGCAACACAGAATGCAATTATTACAGATTTACCAGGAACTTATAGTATAAACCCAACATCACTTGACGAAAGTATTGTTTTAAAAACATTACTTAAAAAAGATATTAAAGAATCTCCAGATGTAATTTTAGTAGTTGCAGATGTAGAGAATTTAAAGAGAAATTTATTATTATTTTCTCAAATTAAAGATTTAGAAATCCCTACAGTTTTGGCTATTAACATGGTCGATCAAATGAATAAAAAAGGAATTTCTATAGATTTGTCTTTACTCCAAAAAGAATTAAATACAGAAGTTGTTTTAATTAGTGCTAGAAAAAACCAAGGAATAAACGATGTAAAAGAAGCGATTATTCGTTGTCATGTTGCAGCAAAAGCTTCTCCTTTATGTGGTATAAATTCTAAAATAGATCCAGATTATTTTCAAAAATTAAAAGAAATTAGTCCTAATTATTCTTTGTATGAATTGTGGTTAATGGTTACTCAAAACAACTATCCAGATTCCATTACAAAAGAAGAAAAAGAAAAATTATTAGCGTTTAAACAAGATGTTTCTAAGTTGAAAAAATATCAACATAAAGAAACCATTTATCGTTATCAAGAAATTAATAAAATATTAAAGAAAACTTACATTGTAGATAAAACGAAAGCGACAGATGTTCGTAGTAAATTAGATAAAATATTTACACATAAAATTTTTGGTTATTTTTTCTTTTTTATGATTTTATTGGTCATTTTTCAATCTATTTTCGATTGGGCAACTTTACCAATGGATTTAATAGATACCACTTTTGCGGAATTATCTGACTTTGCAAGAGATCGTTTTCAACCAGGACTTTTAACAGATTTATTGGTAGAAGGAATCATTCCAGGAATTGGAGGTGTGTTAATTTTTATTCCGCAAATTGCCATATTATTTTTATTTATTGCGATTTTAGAAGAAACTGGTTATATGAGTCGTGTTGTTTTTCTGATGGATAAAATTATGCGACGTTTTGGAATGAATGGAAAAAGTATAATTCCATTAATTTCTGGAACAGCATGTGCGATTCCTGCAATTATGGCAACTAGAACAATTTCTAGTTGGAAAGAGCGATTAATAACCATTTTAGTAACTCCATTTACAACCTGTTCTGCAAGATTACCAGTGTATGCGATATTAATTGCATTAATAATTCCTGATATAAAAATCTTAGGGTTTTTAAATCTACAAGGTTTGGTGTTGTTATTGTTATATGCTTTAGGGTTTGGAATGGCTATTTTAGGAGCGTATATCTTGCATAAAACTTTAAAGATTCAGTCAAAATCTTTTTTCGTTGTAGAGATGCCAAATTATAAGATACCTTCTATTAAAAATGTATTTTTTGATGTTTTAGAAAAAACGAAAGCATTTGTTTTTGGAGCAGGAAAAATCATTTTGGCTTTGTCTATTGTATTGTGGTTTTTGGCTTCAAATGGCCCAAAATCATATACAAATGCAACAAAAAATGTGTTAGAGAATGTAGAGAACCAGAACTTATCTCAAGATGAATTAAATCAAAGAATAGCATCCGTAAAATTAGAAAATTCTTACATAGGAATTATGGGGAAAAGTATAGAACCTGCAATAAGACCTTTAGGATATGATTGGAAAATAGGCATCGCTTTAATAACTTCTTTTGCGGCAAGAGAAGTTTTTGTTGGAACTTTGGCAACCATTTACAGTGTAGAAGCAGATGATGAAAACACAGCAACAATTAAAGAAAAAATGCGTTCTGAAATAAACCCAGCAACAGGAGAAAAACGATTTAATTTTGCTGTAGGAATGTCGTTGTTAATTTTTTACGCTTTTGCAATGCAATGTATGGCAACATTGGCAATTGTAAAACGTGAAACAAAAACGTGGAAATGGCCTTTAATTCAGTTTTTTGGAATGGGTTTATTGGCATATGTATCCTCTTTAATTGTTTATCAAATATTAAGTTAA
- a CDS encoding FeoB-associated Cys-rich membrane protein produces the protein MQEVIAYSLLIIALFFLVKKYAFPKKKKGNCNTDCGCH, from the coding sequence ATGCAAGAAGTCATCGCTTATTCTTTATTAATTATTGCCTTGTTTTTCTTGGTAAAGAAATATGCATTTCCAAAAAAGAAAAAAGGAAATTGCAATACAGATTGTGGTTGTCACTAG